DNA from Tripterygium wilfordii isolate XIE 37 chromosome 4, ASM1340144v1, whole genome shotgun sequence:
taatcataatcatataattaagatacTTGTATTACAAAATACTAAAGTGCTTTAGAAGCGGCCACATTTGCTTCTGTATGGCTCAAACTCTTgccacatataaaaaaaattaaattaaattaaattgaagttgtatTAGAAAAGTTTTCAATAATCATGTCTTTTCCGTCTCATATGATCaaccatatgttacaattcaataatgtcatgttatatataacagtgctattatcttgctactgaatgtactcacattataattaaaatctttgtgaagtgagttgcacttcaaactttgtcacttttaaaaaccttttaaaaccttttaaaaggtattgtagttatttgttcatcttataattatctctattttctataattcaagctctgttatttatcatgttaacaaagtatcgaaaaattatcaaaaatctttatttttcaaattaactatgtgtcgcgcgaagcgcgagcatgcaactagttaatTTAGTAGTGTAACAAAAGCGCGCCCTCTCAATCACTTGGTGATAACCTAGTGGTAAATATCTCTAGAGTCAGACTGtatagatttgaaaaaaaaatcatgaattcaATTCTCAAATGGGAGCAATATCCTTGCGGCTACGCACTGGGCTTTGCCTCAACTTATCATGTTGTCAGGTGATGAACTTTTGTGAGTACAAACCAACTGCTcgaatttaaactcatatctAATGTCGACATGATAAGTTTGTATGAAAACAACAACCCATCTCTCTATTTGTTTGAAAACACCCTTCTACCATGGCGACTCATCACTTGTCAATGATGGCATAAGAATTGGAGAAATTTGGAATCATATACACCTGTTGTCAATGATGGAATAAGCagtgaagaaaattttgaatgacATATATGAGAGTTAACTTAAACTCATCGCTTATTATCACCCAGTGAATCTCTTTTGAGTCTGACACTTCTACAACtttacaaggaaaaaaacagagagagacaaTCCAAGCAGTAATAATTGGGTAACTTTATGTTatatcataaatccaagaagTGTTAGTGGTAATATTTGCATTCATGTATACTAATATTTGTTGAATGATTCGCACTAATAGAAGACAAACTGGCGGCGGTTCATGAGCATCGTACATTTGGCACCGGAATGAAGAACGACTTTGGGGAGAATGGGAGGTAGCTTGATTGGTCAGATTGTCTGCCTAGGACCTTGAGgttcagggttctattctcatcagggaATTTAgaatttgggtagtttttcattCGTTGTGGTGGTCTTCATACCCCTTGAGAGCTGTGTAGCCTGtgaacctttcaaaaaaaagaacgaCTTTGGGGTCCCAACTCCCAAACAAGCACATAAATATTTATAGATtgaaatatatagatatatgagGAACTCTCCTATGCATATTTAATTTGTGTACTTAAAATACGCATCACTTTTTAAAGGTGTAGATGAGTAAAATGATAAATGGGGTCCACTGTTTTGAAttccacatatttcaaattaatgataaaaacataaatacgtattttaagtgcgcattagaaaattattttatatatatatatttgcacaTTTGATTGAACCTGTGAGCATTAATTAATGGGATCCTAATAAAGGAGGTTGTTTTCAGTTGAATGAATTATTAATTCTGGTTAGGCATGAGTTTCTTTCAGTGGAACAAAACCTTTATGtcacttttgaattttgaagttgcttttttttttaatctcaaccaaTTGTTCATAATGATTGTGGTTAATTTGTCTACATATGTTAATCATAAAtaattttggattttggaatcgagtgaaaaagaaaaccatACTCCAATTTATAAAACTAAGCTCAAAAGATGGCATGTgttatttaatttaaatatatatatacatatacacatagtGCAATCACTAAAAGTATGATGCGTGTGCGACAATGAGACTCACGTGGCTAGGGTTTACCAAAGCGGGGTGGGATCAAATATGACTCGGGATATCCAACGTGACCTGACTAATTTTCtttaaacaaagagagaaataaagTAGAATCACTAGCTAGCTATGACAAAGACcaaggaaaagaaagattatGGTGGTGACTGGCTATCATTTTTCTGGGGGGTGAATACTGGCCATTCCTCGGAATTAAGCAATAatgccaaagattcaagctccAAATTGGCATTATCATACTCCTTCAACAATAAATCCTCATGTAAGTACTGATGATGATCAGGACCCATAATGGACGACAAATCCTTGTTATAATCACTATCATCACACTCTCCATCAAAATTCAATAAGTAATCCAAGTCAAGATTTCCGCAATCCTCAACGTTCAAATAATCCAAGTCCCCGGAACGTTGAGGATCTTGATCATCCATTAACAATGGAGTACTAGTCTGTAACTGGTCATTAGTTCGAATTccaagtggtggtggtggtggtgctgctgctgctggtaATACTGGGACCAAGACTTTACTTGCGTTTGGTCGGATCAGTTTGGGTGCTTGCGATGAGGTTTGGGATTCATTAGCTAGCTTTTCCGATGATGATTCAgaagctaatttagctttctttctAAGACTAGTGTTCCAGTAGTTCTTGATTTCGTTGTCTGTTCTTCCAGGTAGCCTGCCAGCTATTAGAGACCATCTGCAGCCCCAAATTAAAATTACCAAATTAATTAGGCCTCGAGaatgaaataattaattaattaatcgaaGAAAACATTCCTAGAGCTAATAGAATACGCAGAACACAACACAAACCCACCTGTT
Protein-coding regions in this window:
- the LOC119996711 gene encoding transcription factor MYB123-like, encoding MGRSPCCSKEGLNRGAWTALEDNILANYITAHGEGKWRNLPKRAGLKRCGKSCRLRWLNYLRPDIKRGNISDDEEELIIRLHKLLGNRWSLIAGRLPGRTDNEIKNYWNTSLRKKAKLASESSSEKLANESQTSSQAPKLIRPNASKVLVPVLPAAAAPPPPPLGIRTNDQLQTSTPLLMDDQDPQRSGDLDYLNVEDCGNLDLDYLLNFDGECDDSDYNKDLSSIMGPDHHQYLHEDLLLKEYDNANLELESLALLLNSEEWPVFTPQKNDSQSPP